A window of the Arenibacter algicola genome harbors these coding sequences:
- the argC gene encoding N-acetyl-gamma-glutamyl-phosphate reductase — MIKAGIIGGSGYTGGELIRILLNHPNATIDFVFSTTRAGKKITTAHPDLLGVTDLVFTGEINKDVDVVFLCLGHGNSTSFLKENEFSKDTKIIDLSNDFRLEVDAVLDGKTFIYGLPELKKEEIKKAKYIANPGCFATAIQLALLPLAKAHKLDRPVHVNAVTGSTGAGVSLSATSHFSWRNNNVSWYKPFTHQHLGEINESLHSLQENTGEIFFLPNRGNFTRGILATAYTDFDGSLEEAYELYSEFYKDAAFTQVTEEDINLKQVVNTNQCHIHLHKHNNTLLITSAIDNLLKGASGQAVQNMNLAFGFKETEGLQLKAGVF, encoded by the coding sequence ATGATTAAGGCAGGAATTATAGGTGGTTCAGGGTATACTGGTGGGGAACTCATCAGAATTCTACTTAACCATCCCAATGCAACTATAGATTTTGTTTTTAGTACCACTAGGGCGGGTAAAAAGATTACCACGGCCCACCCGGATTTGTTGGGGGTAACCGATCTTGTATTTACAGGGGAGATCAATAAGGATGTGGATGTGGTATTTCTATGTCTTGGGCATGGGAACTCCACCAGTTTTCTAAAGGAAAACGAGTTCTCCAAAGACACCAAAATCATAGATTTAAGTAATGATTTTAGGTTGGAGGTCGATGCCGTTCTAGACGGAAAAACTTTTATTTACGGCTTGCCCGAACTGAAAAAGGAAGAAATTAAAAAGGCAAAATATATTGCCAACCCTGGTTGTTTTGCCACTGCAATCCAATTGGCGCTTTTACCCTTGGCAAAGGCCCATAAATTGGACAGGCCAGTACATGTCAATGCCGTAACCGGTAGTACAGGGGCGGGGGTAAGCCTTTCGGCTACCTCACATTTTAGCTGGAGGAACAATAACGTATCCTGGTACAAGCCATTCACGCATCAGCACTTAGGGGAAATAAATGAAAGTCTCCACAGTCTTCAGGAAAATACCGGGGAAATTTTCTTCCTGCCGAACAGGGGGAATTTTACCAGGGGGATTTTGGCTACGGCCTATACCGATTTTGATGGGAGTTTGGAAGAGGCCTATGAATTGTATAGCGAATTTTACAAGGATGCCGCCTTCACCCAGGTGACGGAGGAAGACATCAACCTAAAACAGGTGGTGAATACCAATCAATGCCATATTCATTTGCACAAGCACAATAATACCCTGCTGATTACCTCGGCCATAGACAATTTGTTGAAAGGGGCTTCAGGGCAGGCTGTACAGAATATGAACTTGGCGTTCGGCTTTAAGGAAACGGAAGGGCTGCAATTAAAAGCAGGCGTATTTTAG
- the argG gene encoding argininosuccinate synthase, with translation MKKLVLAYSGGLDTSYCAKYLSKDQGFEVHAVSVNTGGFSKEEIDSIHKKALELGATSYTSIDAVNTFYEKVVKYLIFGNVLKNNTYPLSVSAERIVQAIEIVNYAKKVGAKYIAHGSTGAGNDQVRFDMIFQIIAPEIEIITPIRDNKLAREVEIEYLKQNGVDYPWEKAKYSINKGLWGTSVGGEETLTSHKSLPDTAYPSQLQETEPTQVKLTFHKGELIALDGDNDTPVNNIVKLEAIASKYAIGRDIHVGDTIIGIKGRVGFEAPASLIIIKAHHLLEKHTLTKWQQYQKEMQGNFYGMLLHEGNYLDEVMRNIEAFLTDTQKNVSGDVFVSLHPYRFELDGISSPHDLMNASFGSYGEMNKGWSADDAKGFIKILSNSGKIYNHVNQNND, from the coding sequence ATGAAGAAATTAGTTTTAGCGTATAGCGGTGGCTTGGATACTTCCTATTGTGCCAAGTATTTGTCAAAGGATCAAGGTTTTGAAGTACATGCCGTAAGTGTAAATACTGGGGGGTTTTCAAAGGAAGAAATAGATAGCATTCATAAAAAGGCCTTGGAATTGGGGGCCACTTCCTACACTTCCATAGATGCTGTAAACACTTTTTATGAAAAAGTAGTAAAGTACTTGATTTTTGGAAATGTATTAAAGAACAATACCTATCCTTTATCGGTAAGTGCGGAGCGAATTGTTCAGGCCATTGAAATTGTTAATTACGCCAAAAAAGTTGGTGCCAAATATATTGCCCACGGTAGTACAGGAGCAGGGAACGATCAGGTTAGGTTTGATATGATCTTCCAGATCATTGCGCCGGAGATCGAAATTATTACCCCAATACGCGATAATAAATTGGCCAGGGAGGTAGAAATTGAATATTTAAAGCAGAATGGGGTAGATTACCCTTGGGAAAAGGCAAAATACTCCATCAATAAAGGTTTATGGGGTACTTCCGTTGGAGGCGAGGAAACGCTTACCTCCCACAAGTCTTTACCGGATACTGCCTATCCAAGCCAATTGCAAGAAACAGAGCCCACTCAAGTAAAGCTTACTTTCCATAAGGGGGAATTAATTGCGTTGGATGGCGATAACGATACCCCTGTGAACAACATCGTAAAATTGGAGGCCATCGCTTCCAAATACGCCATTGGTAGGGATATCCACGTTGGGGATACCATTATTGGCATTAAAGGTAGGGTAGGGTTTGAAGCACCTGCTTCCCTGATCATTATCAAAGCCCATCATTTGTTGGAAAAACACACCTTAACCAAATGGCAACAGTACCAAAAGGAAATGCAGGGCAATTTCTACGGCATGTTGTTGCACGAAGGGAATTATTTGGATGAGGTTATGCGAAATATCGAAGCATTTTTGACCGATACCCAGAAGAACGTAAGCGGTGATGTCTTTGTTAGCCTGCACCCATATCGTTTTGAACTGGACGGGATATCCTCTCCGCACGATCTTATGAACGCCTCCTTTGGCAGCTATGGTGAGATGAACAAAGGATGGTCTGCGGATGATGCCAAAGGCTTTATAAAAATACTTTCCAATTCCGGAAAAATATACAATCACGTAAATCAGAATAATGATTAA
- a CDS encoding GNAT family N-acetyltransferase: protein MKIVIANDSHFKYAEVICETIAESAKVRGTGIAKRTPEYIQKRLHNGNAIIALDGDKFAGFCYIEVWGHEKFVANSGLIVHPDYRNQGLAKKIKKEIFELSRSKFPNAKIFGITTGLAVMKMNYELGYKPVTFSELTTDPEFWKGCQTCKNFDILTRTEQKMCLCTGMLYDPETKAKEAQKEPKEKLNSKAFQRLKSIKESLFLNKKTK, encoded by the coding sequence ATGAAGATTGTTATTGCTAATGATTCCCATTTTAAATATGCCGAGGTCATCTGCGAAACCATTGCAGAGTCGGCCAAAGTGCGCGGTACAGGGATAGCCAAGCGTACTCCTGAATATATTCAAAAAAGACTGCATAATGGCAATGCCATTATTGCCCTGGACGGCGATAAGTTTGCCGGTTTCTGTTATATTGAGGTATGGGGACATGAAAAATTTGTAGCAAATTCGGGTCTTATAGTGCATCCTGATTACAGGAATCAAGGTTTGGCCAAGAAAATAAAGAAAGAGATTTTCGAACTTTCCAGAAGTAAATTTCCCAATGCCAAAATTTTTGGGATCACTACGGGCTTGGCAGTGATGAAGATGAACTATGAACTGGGCTATAAGCCGGTCACTTTTTCGGAACTTACTACCGATCCGGAGTTTTGGAAAGGTTGTCAGACCTGTAAGAATTTCGATATCCTTACCAGGACAGAACAGAAAATGTGTCTTTGTACCGGAATGCTGTACGATCCGGAAACCAAAGCCAAGGAGGCTCAGAAGGAGCCCAAGGAAAAATTGAATTCCAAAGCCTTTCAAAGATTAAAAAGTATAAAGGAAAGTCTGTTCCTAAATAAGAAAACAAAGTAG
- the mptB gene encoding polyprenol phosphomannose-dependent alpha 1,6 mannosyltransferase MptB, whose amino-acid sequence MTKNYQTSMIQRAISYWKLHRIPILMVLLSILFYISFGHHLDRTDFVKLLSLYLALFFLCYKLIQFEKWNFKFLTISGTIFRLMLLFAEPNLSQDFYRFIWDGQLINNGLSPYLHLPKDLIIQNGQLMHNAAELVSGMGSLSASNYSNYPPLNQFIFAMSTWLSGKSVVGSVLVMRTVIIISDLGILYFGRKLLQKLNKSTHLIFWYFLNPLVVLELTGNLHFEGVMLFFFIWSMYLLCSKKWLLAAIVYALSISIKLVPLLFLPLFLKYFGFKKSMLFYAVVGITTALLVLPFYSPDFADNYMETVGLWFSNFEFNAGLYNAIKKVAVSFDAKPWELIKDYGKITPIVVIASVALFTFFRDNKKISSLLTSMLWVLTIYYFLSATVHPWYIIFLVVLSLFTEFRFPLVWSLTVILSYWAYSNAGFKENYWLLSVEYIAVYGFMFYEIVRLHNKKILFSKN is encoded by the coding sequence GTGACCAAAAACTACCAGACTTCTATGATCCAAAGGGCCATTTCTTATTGGAAACTTCACAGGATTCCAATTTTAATGGTGCTGCTTAGTATCCTCTTTTATATTTCCTTTGGTCATCATTTGGATCGGACCGATTTTGTGAAGCTGCTGAGTTTATATTTGGCCTTGTTCTTTTTGTGCTATAAACTGATTCAGTTTGAAAAATGGAACTTCAAATTTTTGACAATTTCCGGAACGATCTTCCGATTAATGCTACTTTTTGCCGAACCCAATCTTTCCCAGGATTTTTATAGATTTATATGGGATGGGCAGTTGATAAACAATGGGTTGAGTCCTTATCTTCATCTTCCCAAGGACTTGATAATTCAGAATGGCCAACTTATGCACAATGCTGCAGAATTGGTAAGTGGCATGGGAAGCCTCAGCGCATCAAATTACAGTAATTATCCTCCATTGAACCAGTTTATTTTTGCCATGTCCACCTGGCTGTCAGGAAAGAGCGTGGTAGGAAGTGTATTGGTCATGAGGACCGTTATAATTATTTCCGATTTGGGAATTCTGTATTTCGGTCGCAAATTATTGCAGAAGCTCAATAAATCTACCCATCTCATCTTTTGGTATTTCCTAAACCCATTGGTTGTTTTGGAACTTACCGGGAATCTGCATTTTGAAGGGGTAATGTTGTTCTTTTTCATATGGTCCATGTATCTTTTATGCAGTAAAAAATGGCTGTTGGCGGCTATTGTTTATGCGCTATCGATCTCTATAAAATTGGTGCCTTTACTATTTCTGCCCTTGTTTCTAAAATATTTTGGGTTTAAGAAAAGCATGCTCTTCTATGCTGTTGTGGGTATAACAACCGCACTTTTGGTGCTTCCGTTCTATTCCCCTGATTTTGCCGACAATTATATGGAGACTGTAGGGCTATGGTTCTCCAATTTTGAATTCAATGCCGGTCTATACAATGCCATAAAAAAGGTGGCTGTAAGTTTTGATGCCAAGCCGTGGGAACTCATCAAGGATTATGGGAAAATTACACCTATAGTCGTCATTGCCTCTGTGGCCTTGTTTACGTTTTTTAGGGACAATAAAAAGATTTCAAGCCTATTGACTTCAATGTTGTGGGTGCTGACTATTTATTATTTTCTGTCCGCTACCGTGCACCCCTGGTATATTATTTTCTTGGTGGTCTTAAGCCTGTTTACCGAGTTTAGATTTCCCTTGGTCTGGTCCTTGACTGTGATATTAAGTTACTGGGCCTATTCCAATGCAGGGTTTAAGGAGAATTATTGGTTGTTATCTGTTGAATATATTGCAGTATATGGTTTTATGTTTTATGAAATTGTTAGATTACATAACAAAAAGATACTTTTTAGTAAAAATTGA